In Ictidomys tridecemlineatus isolate mIctTri1 unplaced genomic scaffold, mIctTri1.hap1 Scaffold_3631, whole genome shotgun sequence, a genomic segment contains:
- the LOC144373356 gene encoding uncharacterized protein LOC144373356 — protein sequence MHPEVTLLQYVDDLLLAADTRENSTLLPEQSSEPVTHDCQHILAEETSVRRDLKDQPLPHPEVIWFTDGSSFLQDDTFSGWTEAFPTKKEMAQMVVKKILEDIFPRYGLPKT from the exons ATGCACCCCGAAGTCACCctactccaatatgtggatgacctgctactgGCAGCAGACACCAGAgaaaact CTACACTACTACCTGAACAATCATCAGAACCTGTCACTCATGACTGTCAACATATACTGGCAGAAGAAACCAGTGTACGACGGGATTTAAAGGATCAGCCACTGCCCCACCCTGAGGTCATATGGTTCACTGACGGCAGCAGCTTTCTCCAGGACG atacattttcaggatggactgaagccttccccacaaaaaaagaaatggcacaaatggtggtcaagaagatcctggaagatatttttccaagatacggCCTGCCCAAG acttaa